In a single window of the Rhineura floridana isolate rRhiFlo1 chromosome 3, rRhiFlo1.hap2, whole genome shotgun sequence genome:
- the LOC133381744 gene encoding zinc finger protein 420-like isoform X1: MEEEWALLDPGQSAPRREAIEENYEVGASFKLELNSCLEDGEDLLIQVPKEEEEEETSAERDLTYCKEEGESLFIQVVKEEEETSAGYINAEGEPSEVSLEKAEEQVQEQKMRSQDGAKRQEERQTHTGDKPHKCLECGKSFSRSGYLTKHKRCHTGDTPYKCFECGKTFSKSSHLTLHQRIHTGDKPYKCLECGKRFSRSDHLTSHQRTHTGEKPYKCFECGKSFSQSSTLTSHQRTHTGVKPYKCFDCGKSFSDSSHLTSHQRTHTGDKPYKCLQCGKRFRWSNTLTLHQRIHTVDKPYKCFKSGKTLSETCTLTLHQRIHTGDKPYKCLECGKSFSQSSGLTLHHRTHTGDKPYQCLECGKSFSQNGHLTLHHRTHTGDKPYKCLECGKSFNQSSALTSHQRTHTGDKPYKCFKCGKGFSHSSTLTSHQRTHTQDKPYQCLECGKSFCQSSTLTLHHRIHTGDKPHKCLECGKNFCQSGHLTSHHRTHTRDKPYKCLECGKSFSQSSHLTSHHKTHTGDKPYECFDCGKSFRWSSALTVHQRIHTGNKPYQCLECGKSFSDRSQLTSHQRTHTGSKPYKCLECGKAFSQSSHLTSHHRTHTGDKPYKCLECGKSFSQSSHLTSHQGCHIGDKPYTCL; encoded by the exons AATTGGAGCTCAATTCCTGTTTGGAAGACGGAGAGGATCTTCTTATTCAGGTTcccaaagaggaggaagaggaggagacctcagcag AACGAGACCTCACTTACtgtaaggaagaaggagaaagtcTGTTTATCCAGGTcgtcaaagaagaggaggagacctcagcag gatacatcaatgctgagggagaaccatctgaagtatcactggaaaaagctgaggaacAGGTGCAGGAGCAGAAAATGAGGAGTCaggatggagcaaagagacaagaggagagacagactcacacaggggacaaacctcataaatgcttggagtgtggaaaaagcttcagtagGAGTGGCTACCTTACTAAGCATaaaagatgtcacacaggggacacACCTTATAAATGTTTCGAGTGTGGAAAAACCTTCAGtaagagtagccaccttactttgcatcaaaggattcacacaggggacaaaccttataaatgcttggagtgtggaaagcgcttcagtcggagtgaccaccttacttcgcatcaaagaactcacacaggggagaaaccgtataaatgctttgagtgtggaaagagcttcagtcagagtagcacccttacttcacatcaaagaactcacacaggagtcaaaccttataaatgctttgactgtggaaagagcttcagtgacagtagccatcttacttcacatcaaagaactcacacaggggacaaaccttataaatgcttgcagtgtggaaaAAGATTTAGGTGGAGTaacacccttactttgcatcaaagaattcacacagtagacaaaccttataaatgcttcaagAGTGGAAAAACCTTAAGTGAGACGTGCACCCTTAcattgcatcaaagaattcacacaggggacaaaccttataaatgcttggagtgtggaaagagcttcagtcagagtagcggccttactttgcatcacagaactcatacaggggacaaaccttatcaatgcttggagtgtggaaagagcttcagtcagaatggccaccttactttgcatcacagaactcacacaggggacaaaccttataaatgcttggagtgtggaaaaagcttcaatcagagtagtgcccttacttcgcatcaaagaactcatacaggagacaaaccttataaatgcttcaagtgtggaaagggcttcagtcacagtagcactcttacttcgcatcaaagaactcatacgcaggacaaaccttatcaatgcttggagtgtggaaagagcttctgtcagagtagcacccttactttgcatcacagaattcatacaggagacaaacctcataaatgtttggaatgtggaaagaacttctgtcagagtggccaccttacttcgcatcacagaactcacacaagggataaaccttataaatgcttggagtgcggaaagagcttcagtcagagtagccaccttacttcgcatcacaaaactcatacaggggacaaaccttatgaatgcttcgactgtggaaaaagcttcaggtggagtagcgcccttacagtgcatcaaagaattcacacagggaacaaaccttatcaatgcttggagtgtggaaagagtttcagtgacCGTAGCcagcttacttcgcatcaaagaactcacacagggagcaaaccttataaatgcttggaatgtggaaaggccttcagtcagagtagccaccttacttcgcatcacagaactcacacaggggacaaaccttataaatgcttggagtgtggaaagagcttcagtcagagtagccaccttacttcgcatcaaggATGTCAcataggggacaaaccttatacatgcttgtag
- the LOC133381744 gene encoding zinc finger protein 420-like isoform X2: MEEEWALLDPGQSAPRREAIEENYEVGASFKLELNSCLEDGEDLLIQVPKEEEEEETSAGYINAEGEPSEVSLEKAEEQVQEQKMRSQDGAKRQEERQTHTGDKPHKCLECGKSFSRSGYLTKHKRCHTGDTPYKCFECGKTFSKSSHLTLHQRIHTGDKPYKCLECGKRFSRSDHLTSHQRTHTGEKPYKCFECGKSFSQSSTLTSHQRTHTGVKPYKCFDCGKSFSDSSHLTSHQRTHTGDKPYKCLQCGKRFRWSNTLTLHQRIHTVDKPYKCFKSGKTLSETCTLTLHQRIHTGDKPYKCLECGKSFSQSSGLTLHHRTHTGDKPYQCLECGKSFSQNGHLTLHHRTHTGDKPYKCLECGKSFNQSSALTSHQRTHTGDKPYKCFKCGKGFSHSSTLTSHQRTHTQDKPYQCLECGKSFCQSSTLTLHHRIHTGDKPHKCLECGKNFCQSGHLTSHHRTHTRDKPYKCLECGKSFSQSSHLTSHHKTHTGDKPYECFDCGKSFRWSSALTVHQRIHTGNKPYQCLECGKSFSDRSQLTSHQRTHTGSKPYKCLECGKAFSQSSHLTSHHRTHTGDKPYKCLECGKSFSQSSHLTSHQGCHIGDKPYTCL, translated from the exons AATTGGAGCTCAATTCCTGTTTGGAAGACGGAGAGGATCTTCTTATTCAGGTTcccaaagaggaggaagaggaggagacctcagcag gatacatcaatgctgagggagaaccatctgaagtatcactggaaaaagctgaggaacAGGTGCAGGAGCAGAAAATGAGGAGTCaggatggagcaaagagacaagaggagagacagactcacacaggggacaaacctcataaatgcttggagtgtggaaaaagcttcagtagGAGTGGCTACCTTACTAAGCATaaaagatgtcacacaggggacacACCTTATAAATGTTTCGAGTGTGGAAAAACCTTCAGtaagagtagccaccttactttgcatcaaaggattcacacaggggacaaaccttataaatgcttggagtgtggaaagcgcttcagtcggagtgaccaccttacttcgcatcaaagaactcacacaggggagaaaccgtataaatgctttgagtgtggaaagagcttcagtcagagtagcacccttacttcacatcaaagaactcacacaggagtcaaaccttataaatgctttgactgtggaaagagcttcagtgacagtagccatcttacttcacatcaaagaactcacacaggggacaaaccttataaatgcttgcagtgtggaaaAAGATTTAGGTGGAGTaacacccttactttgcatcaaagaattcacacagtagacaaaccttataaatgcttcaagAGTGGAAAAACCTTAAGTGAGACGTGCACCCTTAcattgcatcaaagaattcacacaggggacaaaccttataaatgcttggagtgtggaaagagcttcagtcagagtagcggccttactttgcatcacagaactcatacaggggacaaaccttatcaatgcttggagtgtggaaagagcttcagtcagaatggccaccttactttgcatcacagaactcacacaggggacaaaccttataaatgcttggagtgtggaaaaagcttcaatcagagtagtgcccttacttcgcatcaaagaactcatacaggagacaaaccttataaatgcttcaagtgtggaaagggcttcagtcacagtagcactcttacttcgcatcaaagaactcatacgcaggacaaaccttatcaatgcttggagtgtggaaagagcttctgtcagagtagcacccttactttgcatcacagaattcatacaggagacaaacctcataaatgtttggaatgtggaaagaacttctgtcagagtggccaccttacttcgcatcacagaactcacacaagggataaaccttataaatgcttggagtgcggaaagagcttcagtcagagtagccaccttacttcgcatcacaaaactcatacaggggacaaaccttatgaatgcttcgactgtggaaaaagcttcaggtggagtagcgcccttacagtgcatcaaagaattcacacagggaacaaaccttatcaatgcttggagtgtggaaagagtttcagtgacCGTAGCcagcttacttcgcatcaaagaactcacacagggagcaaaccttataaatgcttggaatgtggaaaggccttcagtcagagtagccaccttacttcgcatcacagaactcacacaggggacaaaccttataaatgcttggagtgtggaaagagcttcagtcagagtagccaccttacttcgcatcaaggATGTCAcataggggacaaaccttatacatgcttgtag